A window of Dickeya zeae NCPPB 2538 contains these coding sequences:
- the gspJ gene encoding type II secretion system minor pseudopilin GspJ, producing the protein MKRPERVKRPESGFTLLEMMLALAIFAALSLAASQVMNGVMHNDEASARKEARLAELQRGFSLMERDFSQIVPRRSQGYELGFYAERYQLGSADWAVSFIRNGWLNPLGIMPRSELQRVGYRLRGDTLERLFYDSSEPLSTQEPAIRAVLTGVSGFVLRFFGKDGWQDRWDDTTHLPRGIAIVVTLRDYGDITRVFMVTPRYVATQSQNKAGQNGDNRDDDKNVSSQEQQSQDNTDSEQNQQAAPDDNSGGDS; encoded by the coding sequence GTGAAACGTCCAGAAAGAGTGAAACGGCCAGAAAGCGGCTTTACCTTGCTGGAAATGATGCTGGCGCTGGCGATTTTCGCGGCGTTGAGTCTGGCTGCCTCGCAGGTGATGAACGGCGTGATGCATAACGATGAGGCGTCAGCGCGCAAAGAAGCCCGACTGGCAGAACTGCAACGAGGCTTTTCCCTGATGGAGCGGGATTTTTCACAAATCGTTCCTCGCCGTAGCCAAGGTTATGAACTGGGGTTTTACGCTGAGCGTTATCAATTAGGCAGCGCCGATTGGGCAGTCAGCTTCATCCGCAATGGTTGGCTCAACCCGCTGGGCATTATGCCGCGTTCGGAACTACAGCGGGTCGGATACCGGCTGCGTGGCGATACGCTGGAGCGGTTGTTTTATGATTCTTCCGAACCACTGTCGACGCAGGAACCGGCGATACGGGCGGTGTTAACCGGCGTCAGTGGTTTCGTCTTGCGCTTTTTCGGCAAGGATGGCTGGCAGGATCGCTGGGATGATACGACCCATCTGCCGCGAGGTATCGCCATCGTCGTGACCCTGCGGGATTATGGCGACATTACCCGCGTGTTTATGGTGACGCCGCGCTACGTGGCGACGCAAAGTCAAAATAAAGCGGGACAAAACGGCGATAACCGCGACGACGATAAGAACGTGAGCAGTCAGGAACAACAGTCGCAGGACAATACCGACAGCGAGCAGAACCAGCAGGCCGCACCAGATGATAACAGCGGGGGGGATTCATGA
- the gspI gene encoding type II secretion system minor pseudopilin GspI, producing the protein MKQQGMTLLEVMVALVIFALAGLTVLKTTAQQANSLGRLEEKTFALWIAENQQAVMRLEKQWPQTQWVTGEVNFAGSQWFWRIQGVATADPQVRAIDVEVRHDRDSRAADAVLRSYQVQPGDPAQ; encoded by the coding sequence ATGAAACAACAGGGAATGACGTTGCTTGAAGTGATGGTGGCGTTGGTGATTTTCGCGCTGGCGGGGTTGACGGTGCTGAAGACAACCGCGCAGCAGGCCAATAGCCTGGGGCGTCTGGAAGAGAAGACGTTTGCGCTCTGGATTGCGGAAAATCAACAGGCGGTGATGCGGCTGGAAAAACAGTGGCCACAAACCCAATGGGTAACGGGTGAGGTTAATTTTGCCGGTTCACAGTGGTTTTGGCGCATTCAGGGGGTAGCCACAGCGGATCCGCAGGTACGCGCCATCGATGTTGAAGTGCGCCATGATCGTGACAGCCGGGCTGCCGATGCCGTATTGCGCAGTTATCAGGTTCAGCCGGGAGACCCTGCGCAGTGA
- the gspH gene encoding type II secretion system minor pseudopilin GspH: MRQRGFTLLEIMLVVLLAGIAATLVMMAIPAPKQQDSGWQIARFKAQLQYAVEDSQMNDHILGIYLQPHRWQYALLQRQVVENSPEDQQRLRYVWVPWQPYRLSSPSELPASFQIELSTQAGAAGDGAGFSPGNGDPHILILPGGEVTPFRLTLRNGNDSAWLQVDTNGQLHTSLEAER, encoded by the coding sequence AGCGGGGATTCACGCTGCTGGAAATCATGCTGGTGGTGTTGCTGGCTGGCATTGCCGCCACACTGGTCATGATGGCGATCCCTGCGCCCAAGCAGCAGGACAGCGGCTGGCAGATAGCCCGCTTTAAAGCACAACTGCAATACGCGGTGGAGGACAGCCAGATGAATGACCATATTCTGGGGATTTATCTGCAACCTCACCGCTGGCAATACGCACTGTTACAGCGTCAGGTCGTGGAGAACTCGCCCGAAGATCAACAACGTCTGCGCTATGTTTGGGTGCCGTGGCAGCCGTACCGCCTGTCTTCCCCCAGCGAATTGCCAGCTAGCTTTCAAATTGAACTGTCCACGCAGGCAGGCGCTGCGGGCGACGGTGCCGGTTTTTCACCGGGCAATGGCGACCCGCATATCCTGATTCTGCCGGGCGGCGAAGTGACGCCTTTTCGTCTGACCTTGCGTAACGGTAATGACTCTGCCTGGCTACAGGTCGATACCAACGGTCAGCTACACACGTCGTTGGAAGCGGAGCGCTAA
- the gspK gene encoding type II secretion system minor pseudopilin GspK, whose product MSRRQRGVALLIVMLMLALMVTIAASITERSGKAWQRTSNLLNRSQARWYALGAESLISSVLQRDAKASPQSTFIGQPWSKVDHQIMSDGSEIRAQVQDGQACLNLNALSPAKNTTATGASGKSSDNNSTGSSNTSSSSSSSNSGTGNNSSSTNSANPEQGPYAARVFRQLLMVLGEEPKQAERITDAVRDWIDEDSEPLMNGAEDDSYVNFHPGNQRMADVSELRAVMGVDAGLYRRLLPYVCVLPVDKLAINVNTLTPDSAPLLSALFMGEINLDIAERILQQRPPQGWRNLNDFMGMLTLSGNGKTGARQALVIKSDWFFADIQIRVDDSEFYQRSLFHRGKQTEVVQRQYGGYRTVNP is encoded by the coding sequence ATGAGTCGTCGCCAACGTGGTGTCGCCCTGCTGATCGTGATGTTGATGCTGGCATTGATGGTCACTATCGCCGCGTCGATTACGGAGCGCAGCGGCAAAGCCTGGCAACGCACCAGCAATTTACTGAACCGTTCTCAGGCCCGCTGGTATGCCTTGGGCGCAGAGTCGCTGATTTCCAGTGTGCTACAGCGTGATGCGAAGGCTTCACCACAGAGTACTTTTATCGGTCAGCCATGGTCTAAAGTGGACCATCAGATAATGTCTGACGGCAGCGAAATTCGCGCCCAGGTACAAGATGGTCAGGCTTGTCTTAATCTGAATGCGTTGAGCCCGGCAAAGAATACAACGGCGACGGGTGCGTCCGGCAAGAGTAGCGACAACAATTCAACGGGCAGTAGCAATACAAGCAGTAGCAGTTCAAGTAGTAACAGTGGCACAGGTAACAACAGCAGTAGCACCAACAGCGCCAACCCTGAACAAGGGCCTTATGCCGCGCGGGTTTTTCGCCAGCTATTGATGGTGTTGGGGGAAGAGCCTAAGCAAGCGGAGCGTATCACCGATGCGGTTCGCGATTGGATTGATGAGGATAGCGAGCCGCTGATGAACGGGGCGGAAGACGACAGCTATGTCAATTTTCATCCCGGTAACCAGCGTATGGCGGATGTTTCAGAGCTGCGGGCGGTCATGGGGGTGGATGCGGGGTTATATCGCCGGTTATTGCCTTATGTCTGCGTTTTGCCGGTGGATAAGCTGGCTATTAATGTGAATACGCTGACACCAGACAGCGCGCCGCTGCTATCGGCGTTATTCATGGGCGAAATCAATCTGGATATCGCTGAGCGAATATTGCAGCAGCGGCCACCGCAAGGGTGGCGCAATCTTAATGATTTTATGGGGATGCTGACCCTGTCGGGAAATGGTAAGACTGGCGCTCGCCAGGCGCTGGTGATAAAGAGCGACTGGTTTTTTGCCGACATACAGATACGGGTGGACGACAGTGAATTCTATCAACGCAGCCTGTTTCACCGTGGTAAACAGACTGAGGTCGTACAGCGTCAGTACGGGGGATATAGGACGGTGAACCCATGA